The following are from one region of the Sorghum bicolor cultivar BTx623 chromosome 2, Sorghum_bicolor_NCBIv3, whole genome shotgun sequence genome:
- the LOC8064859 gene encoding AT-hook motif nuclear-localized protein 10: MMEVSPSPEQGVMAGREPFGLPKTPATPPSSGVTQSLRMAYTTDGTAIFTPVSSAPPATATYHQPVAASSLAGVGGNGGAPVHSGGAGEPVAKKKRGRPRKYGPDGSMSLALVPVPASIAAAPAPAPAAPGASGPFSPSGPKALNTAPSASPDGAKKRGRPKGSTNKKHVPALGPTGAGFTPHLIFVKAGEDVSAKIMSFSQHGTRAVCILSANGAISNVTLRQSATSGGTVTYEGRFEILSLSGSFLLSENGGHRSRTGGLSVSLAGPDGRVLGGSVAGLLTAASPVQIVVGSFDADGKKEPKRKKLAPSPSDPSPAPLKLAPATTGVAAGPSSPPSRGTLSLSESSSGAPSPPHAGASGGGGGHGQQQQPGVFSGLSWK, translated from the exons ATGATGGAGGTGAGCCCGTCTCCGGAGCAAGGAGTGATGGCGGGAAGGGAGCCGTTCGGGCTGCCGAAGACCCCGGCGACGCCGCCGTCCTCGGGGGTCACGCAGAGCCTGCGCATGGCGTACACGACGGACGGCACCGCCATCTTCACCCCGGTGAGCTCCGCACCGCCCGCAACGGCAACGTACCACCAGCCCGTGGCTGCTTCAAGCTTGGCTGGCGTAGGAGGCAATGGTGGCGCGCCGGTGCACTCGGGCGGCGCGGGTGAGCCGGTGGCCAAGAAGAAGCGTGGTCGGCCAAGAAAGTACGGCCCCGACGGCTCCATGTCGCTGGCATTGGTGCCCGTGCCCGCATCCATCGCTGCAgcaccggcgccggcgccggcggctccTGGAGCTTCCGGTCCTTTCTCACCTAGCGGCCCGAAGGCGCTCAACACTGCGCCGTCAGCGTCGCCGGACGGCGCGAAGAAGCGGGGCCGGCCGAAGGGTTCCACCAACAAGAAGCACGTGCCTGCTCTTG GGCCAACAGGGGCAGGTTTTACACCTCATCTTATTTTTGTAAAAGCCGGAGAG GACGTATCGGCAAAGATCATGTCCTTCTCTCAGCACGGGACACGCGCGGTTTGCATCCTTTCAGCAAATGGCGCCATATCAAATGTGACCCTTCGGCAATCTGCTACTTCAGGTGGAACGGTGACATACGAG GGTCGTTTCGAGATACTGTCTCTGTCCGGGTCGTTTCTTCTGTCAGAGAATGGCGGCCATCGCAGTCGAACTGGTGGGCTCAGCGTTTCGCTAGCAGGCCCAGATGGCCGTGTCCTGGGCGGTAGTGTTGCCGGACTTCTGACAGCTGCTTCACCGGTACAG ATCGTAGTGGGGAGCTTCGACGCCGATGGAAAGAAGGAGCCGAAGCGGAAGAAGCTTGCTCCGTCACCGTCAGACCCATCGCCGGCGCCACTAAAGCTCGCGCCGGCGACGACGGGCGTGGCGGCAGGGCCGAGCAGCCCGCCGTCGAGAGGGACACTGAGCCTGAGCGAGTCATCCAGCGGCGCCCCGAGCCCGCCGCACGCAGgggccagcggcggcggcggcggccatgggcagcagcagcagccagggGTCTTCTCCGGCCTGTCCTGGAAATGA